In Cryptomeria japonica chromosome 10, Sugi_1.0, whole genome shotgun sequence, a genomic segment contains:
- the LOC131068056 gene encoding pentatricopeptide repeat-containing protein At2g29760, chloroplastic, with translation MDKARELFDTMPERDVVSWTAMIAGYTQNGSAGKALETFKKMQLAGVKPDSAAFASIFTACAKLGVLEVGYAQNGLCRDALNVFELMKHSGTYPDIVSFACVPCACSHAGLVDEGCTYFNHMSNPYCIMPTIGHYVCIVDLLARAGYLEDTLNFIIKMPVKPVVVVWMCFLGACRSHMNIGLGVFTATSLFDLDPNNAATYVLLSNIYAELGMGDEVQNVRRLMKDRGIKKIPGRSWIDGHKVVHAFSVGDLSHPQTQDIYEKMEKMAWETKPTDYFPDSRQLLDAMEEKEK, from the exons atggacaaggcacgtgaattgtttgacaCTATGCCTGAACGAGATGTAgtttcatggactgcaatgattgcaggatatacacaaaatggatCTGCTGGAAAGGCTTTAGAAACATTTAAGaaaatgcaattagcaggtgtaaaGCCGGACTCTGCAGCCTTTGCAAGCATCTTCACTGCCTGCGCCAAACTAGGAGTTTTGGAAGTGG gatatgcacaaaatggattatgcaGGGATGCTCTCAATGTCTTTGAACTAATGAAGCACTCTGGAACATATCCTGACATTGTTAGCTTTGCTTGTGTTCCATGTGCATGCAGCCATGCAGGTTTAGTGGATGAGGGCTGTACATACTTCAATCATATGAGTAATCCTTATTGCATTATGCCTACAATTGGTCATTATGTGTGCATAGTTGACCTTCTTGCCCGGGCTGGCTATCTTGAGGACACCCTAAACTTTATCATTAAGATGCCAGTTAAACCCGTGGTGGTTGTGTGGATGTGTTTTCTTGGTGCCTGTAGATCACATATGAATATAGGTTTAGGAGTATTTACCGCAACGTCACTTTTTGATTTGGATCCTAATAATGCTGCAACTTATGTTCTTCTCTCGAACATCTACGCAGAATTGGGCATGGGGGATGAAGTTCAAAATGTAAGGAGATTAATGAAAGATAGAGGAATTAAAAAGATCCCTGGACGTAGTTGGATTGATGGCCATAAAGTGGTACATGCTTTTAGCGTAGGAGACTTATCGCATCCACAGACACAGGATATCTATGAAAAGATGGAGAAAATGGCTTGGGAGACGAAGCCAACAGATTATTTTCCAGATTCAAGACAGTTACTTGATGCCATGGAAGAGaaggaaaaataa
- the LOC131068057 gene encoding pentatricopeptide repeat-containing protein At2g33760-like, with product MFLAWSLVFGAWSWELKGALSRVKNVNSFIARMRFALATRTTLRNKLIYMYVKCGSSDDARKVFDHMKERDSVSWNTIIAACRRHAYPHEAVILFHHMQQTGFQPDQFTFASVLPACADMGYLELGMHIHQSIKDGGFLANIVVATALVDMYAECGRLNEARELFEKIPQRKMWSRVMA from the coding sequence ATGTTTCTGGCTTGGAGCTTGGTGTTTGGAGCTTGGAGCTGGGAACTCAAGGGTGCGCTTTCACGAGTGAAGAATGTAAACTCTTTCATAGCTCGCATGCGATTTGCCTTGGCTACACGCACAACTTTGCGTAATAAGCTTATTTACATGTATGTCAAGTGTGGAAGTTCGGATGATGCTCGAAAAGTCTTTGATCACATGAAAGAACGAGACAGCGTCTCATGGAATACGATTATAGCAGCCTGCAGAAGACATGCGTATCCTCACGAAGCAGTCATACTGTTTCACCATATGCAGCAAACAGGTTTCCAACCCGATCAGTTTACATTTGCAagtgtactcccagcctgtgccgaTATGGGATATTTGGAACTGGGTAtgcacatccatcaaagcataaaggatggaGGATTTTTGGCAAATATTGTAGTTGCAACCgcactggtagacatgtatgcagaaTGTGGACGCCTAAAcgaggcacgtgaactgtttgaaaAAATCCCTCAAAGAAAAATGTGGTCTCGTGTAATGGCATGA